A region from the Geobacillus vulcani PSS1 genome encodes:
- a CDS encoding aspartate carbamoyltransferase catalytic subunit produces MTHLLTLSELPLADINRLLDEAESFRRGRRWRPAAPMYVANLFFEPSTRTKCSFEMAERKLGLHVIPFDPERSSVQKGETLYDTVRTLEAIGVDAVVIRHHEDAYFEALRHAVGIPIINAGDGCGHHPTQSLLDLLTIRQEFGTFAGLTVAIIGDIRHSRVARSNAEALTRLGANVLFSGPPEWKDDANPYGTYVEIDEAIVRADVVMLLRIQHERHAEAMGLTKEEYHVRYGLTLERARRMKPGAIILHPAPVNRGVEIASELVEAKPSRIFKQMENGVYVRMAVLKRAMEGRIEHGRMVETWHVVQ; encoded by the coding sequence ATGACCCATCTGCTCACGTTAAGCGAACTGCCGCTTGCAGACATCAACCGCTTGCTCGATGAAGCGGAATCGTTCCGCCGCGGGCGCCGGTGGCGTCCGGCGGCGCCGATGTATGTCGCCAATTTGTTTTTCGAACCGAGCACGCGCACGAAATGCAGCTTCGAGATGGCGGAACGAAAGTTAGGGCTTCACGTCATTCCGTTTGACCCGGAACGCTCGAGCGTGCAAAAAGGGGAAACGCTGTACGACACGGTAAGAACGCTGGAAGCGATCGGTGTTGACGCCGTTGTCATCCGCCATCACGAAGATGCCTATTTCGAAGCGCTCCGTCATGCGGTTGGCATCCCGATCATCAACGCCGGCGACGGCTGCGGGCACCATCCGACCCAATCGCTCCTCGATCTGCTCACGATTCGCCAAGAGTTCGGGACGTTTGCCGGGCTGACGGTGGCGATCATCGGCGACATCCGCCATAGCCGCGTCGCCCGCTCCAATGCAGAAGCATTGACAAGACTTGGCGCCAACGTGTTGTTTTCCGGCCCGCCGGAATGGAAAGATGATGCGAATCCGTACGGGACATACGTGGAAATCGATGAGGCCATCGTCCGCGCTGATGTCGTGATGCTGCTGCGCATTCAGCACGAGCGCCACGCCGAAGCCATGGGGCTGACGAAGGAAGAGTACCACGTGCGGTACGGGCTGACGCTCGAACGGGCGCGGCGGATGAAGCCGGGCGCCATCATCTTGCATCCGGCGCCGGTCAACCGCGGGGTCGAAATCGCGAGCGAGCTGGTCGAAGCGAAACCGTCGCGCATTTTCAAACAAATGGAAAACGGCGTCTACGTGCGGATGGCGGTCTTAAAACGGGCGATGGAAGGGAGAATCGAACATGGCCGTATGGTTGAAACATGGCATGTCGTTCAATAA